A portion of the Gigantopelta aegis isolate Gae_Host chromosome 10, Gae_host_genome, whole genome shotgun sequence genome contains these proteins:
- the LOC121382708 gene encoding SH2 domain-containing protein 3C-like, which yields MAGKHISVATWLEALGLLEYLPLFRAYGGVEELLNIHEAEVRQLGVKNSAHRAKIISSLRILRDKYQKGKHTHHIDHLRKEKYEYYPASPQISPPSPFIHPDYQLVGVPPERLAVDLNNELHADPSELKSRPWYHGNISRQHAEGLVLNDGDYLVRDCISRPGDFVLTCCWRGTPLHFMINAFVGDSLLGSLPKITYQFEEESFNSIQDLILYYETNQKSVTSSSAAVLKHPVPRSMPLSYYDAKYGALLGFASIGHYSVQPSPRNSPVTTPTGSPSGSPKMNRRTPRRAGSQPLLSLDDDDNIDRSRSPSIDRYDSLPMINTPRSEPAGKKKVHVYHQRSGSAPVTPSSGGTTPVIMLTPAGSETSLHKAPPPKPSRIPSIKYKRKPVVVVRREISEEDGRDYTDYSQVKEDPSWLKKELGASSEKRFPVGNSSSRQQNIYDNNFNKLSQNYNVSSSTVAAGSSVLAKSPRERLFSDTRFSVIDQRSPESPKENAVDEYETSSIIYDLHHLKTRKITIPHIKSKLSVNLADFTSTMIAKDNKPLEASSLIAVKSYLLEENVKNLAQHITKVDLEVLQVLLEQDLGVGVQSGLELITLPHGKQLRQYIIERCHCMKLIVMVTILTCSSVIERAKMLSQWIETARELKQTMGNLFGFTNVMEGLLSDKIQRLSNTLLMLRKNHTNSAYTLDTKLRPAFHSMNDGTSELPLQNVSIPHIGPIVHLLERDLDDVLSLMSWEEEDSNYGLDIMLSHLDVARIIASQFGLYRINGSSVLSEMKENPELVDVFRTEFHMRLLWGMKGCGVNRRDRHTKFEQLLMILSNRAEPPNDEGTAV from the exons ATGGCTGGCAAGCATATCAGCGTGGCCACATGGCTGGAGGCTCTGGGACTACTGGAGTACCTGCCGCTATTCAGAGCCTATGGTGGAGTTGAG gaaCTGCTGAATATTCATGAAGCAGAGGTCCGCCAGCTAGGAGTGAAAAACAGTGCTCACCGTGCTAAGATCATCTCCAGTCTGCGCATCCTGCGGGACAAGTATCAGAAAG gcaaacacacacaccacatcgACCATCTTCGAAAagaaaaatatgaatattacCCAGCCAGCCCTCA AATTTCACCGCCCTCTCCGTTCATCCACCCTGACTACCAGCTCGTGGGAGTTCCCCCAGAGAGACTCGCAGTTGATCTGAACAACGAGCTGCACGCTGACCCCTCCGAACTTAAGAGTCGACCCTGGTACCATGGCAACATCTCGCGACAGCACGCCGAGGGCTTGGTGCTCAATGATGGCGACTATTTGGTGCGAGACTGCATATCTCGCCCCGGGGACTTCGTGTTGACGTGCTGTTGGAGAGGGACCCCGTTACATTTCATGATAAACGCTTTCGTTGGCGACAGCTTGCTAGGGTCACTGCCGAAGATAACGTATCAGTTTGAGGAGGAATCATTCAACAGTATTCAGGACTTGATTCTGTACTACGAGACCAACCAGAAATCGGTGACATCATCATCGGCGGCTGTTTTAAAACACCCGGTGCCACGGTCGATGCCGCTGAGTTATTATGATGCTAAATATGGTGCTCTCCTTGGGTTTGCATCAATAGGACATTACTCGGTGCAGCCCAGTCCTCGAAATAGTCCGGTGACAACCCCGACGGGAAGTCCGTCTGGCAGTCCGAAAATGAATCGGAGAACGCCTAGACGAGCGGGAAGTCAACCATTGTTGTCGCTTGACGATGACGATAACATCGATCGCAGTCGGTCGCCGTCTATAGACCGGTACGACAGTCTGCCTATGATAAACACGCCCAGATCCGAACCAGCTGGGAAGAAGAAGGTTCATGTTTATCACCAGAGGAGTGGCAGTGCTCCCGTGACTCCGTCTTCAGGGGGAACAACTCCAGTTATTATGCTGACACCCGCCGGGTCGGAGACCAGCTTGCATAAAGCTCCGCCTCCCAAGCCGAGCAGAATCCCGTCTATAAAATACAAACGGAAACCGGTCGTGGTCGTACGAAGGGAGATAAGCGAGGAGGACGGCCGTGATTACACGGATTACTCACAGGTGAAGGAAGATCCCAGCTGGCTGAAGAAAGAGTTGGGCGCCAGTTCAGAAAAAAGATTTCCTGTtggcaacagcagcagtaggcAGCAAAACATTTATGACAACAATTTCAATAAACTGTCACAGAACTATAATGTCAGTTCGTCCACAGTGGCTGCTGGCTCTAGTGTGTTAGCTAAAAGTCCACGAGAACGGCTTTTTTCTGATACTAGATTTTCTGTAATTGACCAAAGAAGTCCAGAGTCGCCTAAAGAAAATGCTGTAGACGAATATGAAACGAGTAGTATTATATATGACCTTCATCATTTGAAAACTAGGAAGATCACAATACCGCACATAAAATCAAAACTGAGTGTAAACCTCGCAGACTTTACTTCGACCATGATAGCAAAAGATAACAAACCTTTGGAGGCATCTTCATTGATTGCTGTGAAATCGTATCTTTTGGAGGAAAACGTTAAAAACTTAGCTCAGCATATAACCAAGGTAGATCTAGAGGTACTGCAAGTATTACTTGAACAAGATTTAGGTGTTGGTGTTCAGTCTGGATTGGAATTAATTACCCTACCACATGGGAAGCAACTCCGACAGTATATTATTGAAAG GTGTCACTGTATGAAACTGATCGTCATGGTTACCATTCTGACATGCAGTTCCGTGATAGAGCGAGCCAAGATGTTGAGTCAGTGGATTGAGACTGCCAGGGAACTGAAACAGACGATGGGAAACCTATTTGGCTTTACCAACGTCATGGAGGGTCTGCTGTCAGATAAG ATCCAGCGCTTGTCAAACACACTGTTGATGCTCCGCAAAAACCACACCAACAGTGCCTACACCCTGGACACCAAACTGCGGCCGGCTTTCCACAGCATGAATGATGGCACGAGCGAGCTTCCCTTGCAGAACGTCAGCATCCCCCACATCGGCCCCATCGTGCACCTGCTGGAACGCGACCTGGACGACGTGCTGTCCTTGATGTCCTGGGAGGAGGAAGACTCCAACTACGGCCTCGACATCATGCTGTCGCACCTCGATGTCGCACGCATCATCGCGTCACAGTTCGGGCTGTACAGAATCAACGGGAGCTCAGTGCTGAGTGAGATGAAGGAGAACCCGGAGCTGGTTGACGTGTTTCGGACAGAGTTCCACATGCGCTTGTTGTGGGGCATGAAAGGATGCGGCGTCAACCGCAGGGACCGCCACACCAAGTTTGAACAGTTGTTGATGATTCTGTCTAATCGGGCGGAACCGCCCAATGATGAGGGCACGGCAGtgtaa